From Triticum urartu cultivar G1812 chromosome 2, Tu2.1, whole genome shotgun sequence, a single genomic window includes:
- the LOC125533621 gene encoding heavy metal-associated isoprenylated plant protein 16-like: MKQKIVIQLSLSCDKRRSKALTMAARAAGVTSMEITGDARDQLEVVGDGVDPVCLVSCLRKKLGHAQIIKVEEVKKPEEKKDEPKPEPVHPPPYFFYPPSCSYYPHQYPLYF, translated from the exons ATGAAG CAAAAGATTGTCATCCAGTTGAGCTTGTCGTGCGACAAACGACGGTCCAAAGCACTGACAATGGCCgccagagcagccggggtgacgTCGATGGAGATTACCGGCGACGCCAGGGACCAGCTGGAGGTTGTCGGCGACGGCGTCGACCCGGTGTGCCTCGTCAGCTGCCTCCGCAAGAAGCTCGGCCACGCCCAAATCATCAAGGTggaggaagtgaagaagccggaGGAGAAGAAGGATGAGCCGAAGCCAGAGCCCGTGCACCCGCCGCCCTACTTCTTCTACCCGCCCAGCTGCTCCTACTACCCCCACCAGTATCCGCTGTACTTCTGA